From Streptomyces sp. TLI_053, a single genomic window includes:
- a CDS encoding GNAT family N-acetyltransferase, producing the protein MELRFVDVGPDGPALLRDVAPLLLALRPALGADGFAAFAAEAHAQGLVFTAAYDGRGRCLAVASHRVLATSRGRLFFVDDLVTAPSTRSAGVGGRLFAVLRERAAAAGCVRIELDSGTANHGAHRFYHAHRMAVTALHFGLDLRDVPSGSRPGAPL; encoded by the coding sequence ATGGAACTCCGCTTCGTGGACGTCGGGCCGGACGGGCCCGCCCTGCTGCGGGACGTCGCGCCGCTGCTGCTGGCGCTGCGCCCGGCGCTCGGGGCGGACGGCTTCGCCGCCTTCGCGGCCGAGGCGCACGCCCAGGGCCTGGTGTTCACCGCCGCGTACGACGGCCGGGGCCGCTGCCTGGCGGTGGCCTCGCACCGGGTCCTGGCCACCAGCCGGGGGCGGCTGTTCTTCGTCGACGACCTGGTGACCGCGCCGTCGACCCGATCCGCCGGCGTCGGCGGCCGGCTGTTCGCGGTGCTCCGCGAACGGGCCGCGGCGGCCGGCTGCGTCCGGATCGAACTGGACTCCGGCACGGCCAACCACGGCGCGCACCGGTTCTACCACGCGCACCGGATGGCGGTCACGGCACTGCACTTCGGCCTCGACCTCCGGGACGTGCCGTCCGGGTCACGCCCCGGCGCACCTCTTTAG
- a CDS encoding FAD-binding oxidoreductase codes for MIETKGPVHRPGDDEYDARRTGYNLALDHRPALVVSAADTADVVAAVRYAAEHGLAVAVRATGHGISVPTDGQLVIDTAALDQVTVDPAARTATVGAGVRWRQVLDAAAPHGLAPLSGSNPDVGAVGYTLGGGIGLLGRRYGFAADHVRRLEVVTADGRLLETGPGTEPDLFWALRGGKDNFGIVTAMEIDLVPCTGLYGGGLYYPAESAAAALHGWAEWSRTVPEELATSAQLIRYPDIDAVPEPIRGRYAVVLRVAWSGPAEQGEDWVRPLRAFGTPLLDTVRELPFTEAGTIHHEPPFAHPAYDRNTALREFTGETADAVLDLAGPDADSPLIVEFRLQGGAYSREPAVPNAVGGRDAGYLAFSTSMIGPVPLDGLRTAHAALHERLRPWSTGGALANFFGLDDADPAVVRTAYPEPVHRRLSELKAVHDPGNLFRLNFNIPPAG; via the coding sequence ATGATCGAGACCAAGGGGCCGGTGCACCGGCCGGGAGACGACGAGTACGACGCCCGACGGACCGGCTACAACCTCGCGCTGGACCACCGCCCGGCGCTGGTGGTGTCCGCCGCCGACACCGCCGATGTGGTCGCCGCCGTCCGGTACGCCGCCGAGCACGGACTCGCCGTCGCCGTCCGCGCCACCGGCCACGGCATCTCCGTGCCCACCGACGGCCAGCTGGTGATCGACACCGCCGCGCTCGACCAGGTCACCGTCGACCCGGCCGCCCGGACCGCCACCGTCGGCGCCGGCGTCCGCTGGCGCCAGGTGCTCGACGCCGCCGCCCCGCACGGCCTCGCCCCGCTGAGCGGCTCCAACCCCGACGTCGGCGCGGTCGGCTACACCCTCGGCGGCGGCATCGGCCTGCTCGGCCGCCGGTACGGCTTCGCCGCCGACCACGTCCGCCGGCTGGAGGTCGTCACCGCCGACGGCCGACTGCTCGAGACCGGCCCCGGCACCGAACCCGACCTGTTCTGGGCCCTGCGCGGCGGCAAGGACAACTTCGGCATCGTCACCGCGATGGAGATCGACCTCGTCCCCTGCACCGGCCTCTACGGCGGCGGCCTCTACTACCCCGCCGAATCCGCCGCCGCCGCGCTGCACGGCTGGGCCGAGTGGAGCCGGACCGTCCCCGAGGAGCTCGCCACCTCCGCCCAGCTCATCCGCTACCCCGACATCGACGCCGTGCCGGAGCCGATCCGCGGCCGCTACGCCGTCGTCCTGCGGGTCGCCTGGAGCGGCCCGGCCGAGCAGGGCGAGGACTGGGTCCGGCCGCTGCGCGCCTTCGGCACCCCGCTCCTCGACACCGTCCGCGAACTGCCCTTCACCGAGGCCGGCACGATCCACCACGAGCCGCCGTTCGCGCACCCCGCGTACGACCGCAACACCGCCCTGCGCGAGTTCACCGGCGAGACGGCGGACGCCGTCCTGGACCTCGCCGGACCGGACGCCGACAGCCCGCTGATCGTCGAGTTCCGGCTCCAGGGCGGCGCCTACTCGCGCGAGCCCGCCGTCCCGAACGCCGTCGGCGGCCGGGACGCCGGCTACCTGGCCTTCTCCACCAGCATGATCGGACCGGTCCCGCTGGACGGGCTGCGCACCGCGCACGCCGCGCTGCACGAGCGGCTGCGCCCGTGGTCCACCGGCGGCGCGCTCGCCAACTTCTTCGGCCTGGACGACGCCGACCCGGCCGTCGTGCGCACCGCCTACCCGGAGCCCGTGCACCGGCGGCTCAGCGAGCTCAAGGCGGTCCACGACCCGGGGAACCTGTTCCGGCTCAACTTCAACATCCCGCCCGCCGGCTGA
- a CDS encoding class I adenylate-forming enzyme family protein, which translates to MLLQRIANRGIRLGTLFERAAVRNGANVVILDHDLDIAPELGRRSTVAELADLVDDHASRLWAAGVRPGRRVVVHKSNSFDITLLACATARIGAVPVLLSPQLDGETVAELVRRTDEPFLVTDAVKLAKELPAEVFDLAATVLLASGSHPGAVELAALAGSPRVAPVTAPPDRPTLITHTSGTTGTPKLAVHTGRTLEARYRPQALVLRPVVPGRETIAIHVSFVHSRLITALAISLFRGFPILVLAHSEAGHVAELFARLRPGILEAHPNSFMEWEELAEDPRRPLANVKLFSSTFDAIHPRTVRTMLDASARTAPVFGQLYGQSEVGPAVVRSFSRRRGADADGRCVGMPFPGFTDVRVVSRDGRPPSADNPGYIEVRSDGRIVTYLGEQARYDRQVEDGWWRMGDVGYRTRWGCVHLLDREVDLIEGFGSTLAAEDALFARLPQLAEVVIVPGADGRAVPVICTKDDLPVEPAAWRAAAAGLPPMADPVQWRLGELPATATTKIKRLELARRLAATEDDGPVR; encoded by the coding sequence GTGCTCCTTCAGCGCATTGCCAACCGGGGAATCCGACTGGGCACGCTCTTCGAGCGGGCCGCCGTCCGGAACGGCGCGAACGTGGTGATCCTCGACCACGACCTCGACATCGCCCCCGAGCTGGGCCGGCGGTCCACCGTCGCCGAGCTCGCCGACCTGGTCGACGACCACGCCTCCCGGCTGTGGGCGGCCGGGGTCCGGCCGGGCCGCCGGGTGGTGGTCCACAAGTCGAACAGCTTCGACATCACCCTGCTCGCCTGCGCCACGGCCCGGATCGGCGCCGTCCCGGTGCTGCTCTCGCCCCAGCTGGACGGGGAGACCGTCGCCGAGCTGGTCCGCCGCACCGACGAACCGTTCCTGGTCACCGACGCGGTCAAGCTCGCCAAGGAGCTGCCGGCCGAGGTCTTCGACCTGGCCGCCACCGTCCTGCTGGCCTCCGGCAGCCACCCCGGCGCGGTCGAGCTCGCCGCACTGGCCGGCTCGCCCCGGGTCGCGCCGGTCACCGCGCCGCCGGACCGCCCGACGCTGATCACCCACACCTCCGGCACCACCGGCACGCCCAAGCTGGCCGTGCACACCGGCCGCACCCTGGAGGCCCGCTACCGCCCGCAGGCGCTCGTGCTGCGCCCGGTGGTCCCGGGCCGGGAGACCATCGCCATCCACGTCTCCTTCGTCCACTCCCGGCTGATCACCGCGCTGGCGATCTCGCTGTTCCGCGGCTTCCCGATCCTGGTGCTGGCCCACTCGGAGGCCGGGCACGTGGCCGAGCTGTTCGCCCGGCTGCGCCCCGGGATCCTGGAGGCCCACCCCAACTCCTTCATGGAGTGGGAGGAACTCGCCGAGGACCCGCGCCGCCCGCTGGCCAACGTCAAGCTGTTCTCCTCCACCTTCGACGCGATCCACCCCCGCACCGTGCGGACCATGCTCGACGCCTCCGCCCGCACCGCGCCGGTCTTCGGCCAGCTGTACGGGCAGAGCGAGGTCGGCCCGGCCGTGGTGCGCTCGTTCTCCCGGCGGCGCGGCGCGGACGCGGACGGCCGCTGCGTGGGCATGCCCTTCCCCGGCTTCACCGACGTCCGGGTGGTGAGCCGCGACGGCCGGCCGCCGTCGGCGGACAACCCCGGCTACATCGAGGTCCGCAGCGACGGCCGGATCGTCACCTACCTCGGCGAGCAGGCCCGGTACGACCGGCAGGTCGAGGACGGCTGGTGGCGGATGGGCGACGTCGGCTACCGCACCCGCTGGGGCTGCGTGCACCTGCTGGACCGCGAGGTCGACCTGATCGAGGGCTTCGGCTCCACCCTGGCCGCCGAGGACGCGCTGTTCGCCCGCCTCCCCCAGCTCGCCGAGGTGGTGATCGTCCCCGGCGCGGACGGCCGGGCGGTGCCGGTGATCTGCACCAAGGACGACCTGCCGGTCGAACCGGCCGCCTGGCGCGCCGCCGCCGCCGGCCTGCCGCCGATGGCCGATCCGGTGCAGTGGCGGCTGGGCGAGCTCCCGGCCACCGCCACCACCAAGATCAAGCGGCTGGAACTGGCCCGCCGGCTGGCGGCCACCGAGGACGACGGGCCGGTCCGGTGA
- a CDS encoding SRPBCC family protein, giving the protein MGENTAENAPLFRSRAEIRISATPDEIYSVISDLPRCGEWSPECQGGSWVSGAPAEVGSVFRGENLRSPDVVAWAPVVRGTWYTHAEVVAAEPGRTFRWAMRDTGGRAQDSVWAFDVAPGADPEADHSVLVHHFRMGSATEGIRGITAGMDEDAKRRFFAEWGDKVAADLGVTLERIKRVVEKES; this is encoded by the coding sequence ATGGGAGAAAACACCGCAGAAAACGCCCCGCTTTTCCGTTCCCGGGCCGAGATCCGGATTTCCGCCACCCCCGACGAGATCTATTCGGTGATCAGCGACCTCCCGCGCTGCGGCGAGTGGAGCCCGGAATGCCAGGGCGGCAGCTGGGTCTCCGGCGCGCCCGCCGAGGTCGGTTCGGTGTTCCGCGGCGAGAACCTGCGCAGCCCGGACGTGGTCGCCTGGGCGCCGGTGGTCCGCGGCACCTGGTACACCCACGCCGAGGTGGTCGCGGCCGAGCCCGGCCGGACCTTCCGCTGGGCCATGCGGGACACCGGCGGCCGCGCCCAGGACAGCGTCTGGGCTTTCGACGTGGCCCCCGGCGCGGACCCGGAGGCGGACCACAGCGTGCTGGTGCACCACTTCCGGATGGGCTCCGCCACCGAGGGGATCCGGGGCATCACCGCCGGGATGGACGAGGACGCGAAGCGCCGCTTCTTCGCCGAGTGGGGCGACAAGGTCGCCGCCGACCTCGGGGTGACCCTGGAGCGGATCAAGCGGGTCGTCGAGAAGGAAAGCTGA
- a CDS encoding FAD-dependent monooxygenase — translation MTARHGAPVTVLVAGGGIGGLAAALALARAGHRAVVLERAPEFAEIGAGIQIAPNGILALERLGLGDAVRAAGVHMAELRFMDGVTGEHVTSLTLTERYRQRFGNPYVVVHRAELHGLLLRACRDEPRIELRAATAVTGYRQDADGATALLADGGAVRGDVLVGADGIHSAVRARLVGDGEPRISGITVYRAVIPMELVPEELRLTTSVTWWTGPHCHFVHYPIAGGAFLNLAASRDNGATEALANVPVTEEVVAEQLAGLTAPNARRLLALGEGWRSWVLVDRDPVRRWTDGRVVLLGDAAHPMLHYAAQGACQALEDAVLLGELMVETTEVTGTLARFAAERQARTAAVQRAARESIRLWHPAGEAARVRNRLLGALSEGELHERVAWMHGAKTFSSSDDHNYDFEPWA, via the coding sequence GTGACGGCGCGCCACGGCGCACCGGTCACCGTCCTGGTGGCGGGCGGCGGGATCGGCGGGCTGGCCGCCGCGCTGGCCCTCGCCCGGGCCGGCCACCGGGCGGTGGTGCTGGAGCGGGCGCCGGAGTTCGCCGAGATCGGGGCGGGCATCCAGATCGCGCCGAACGGCATCCTCGCGCTGGAGCGGCTCGGCCTCGGCGACGCCGTCCGGGCGGCCGGGGTGCACATGGCCGAACTGCGCTTCATGGACGGGGTCACCGGCGAGCACGTCACCAGCCTGACCCTCACCGAGCGCTACCGGCAGCGGTTCGGCAACCCGTACGTGGTGGTGCACCGGGCCGAGCTGCACGGGCTGCTGCTGCGCGCCTGCCGGGACGAGCCCCGGATCGAGCTGCGCGCCGCGACCGCCGTCACCGGCTACCGGCAGGACGCCGACGGTGCCACCGCGCTGCTGGCGGACGGCGGCGCGGTCCGCGGCGACGTGCTGGTGGGGGCGGACGGCATCCACTCGGCGGTCCGCGCCCGGCTGGTCGGCGACGGCGAGCCGCGGATCTCCGGGATCACCGTCTACCGGGCGGTGATCCCGATGGAGCTGGTCCCCGAGGAGCTGCGACTGACCACCTCGGTGACCTGGTGGACCGGCCCGCACTGCCACTTCGTCCACTACCCGATCGCCGGCGGGGCGTTCCTCAACCTGGCCGCCTCCCGGGACAACGGCGCCACCGAGGCGCTCGCCAACGTCCCGGTCACCGAGGAGGTGGTCGCGGAGCAGCTGGCCGGTCTGACCGCGCCGAACGCCCGGCGGCTGCTGGCGCTCGGCGAGGGCTGGCGCTCCTGGGTGCTGGTGGACCGGGACCCGGTGCGCCGGTGGACGGACGGCCGGGTGGTGCTGCTCGGCGACGCCGCCCATCCGATGCTGCACTACGCGGCCCAGGGCGCCTGTCAGGCGCTGGAGGATGCCGTGCTGCTGGGCGAGTTGATGGTCGAGACCACTGAAGTCACCGGCACACTGGCCCGGTTCGCCGCCGAACGACAGGCGCGGACGGCGGCGGTGCAGCGTGCCGCCCGGGAGTCGATCCGGCTCTGGCACCCGGCGGGCGAGGCGGCGCGGGTCAGGAACCGGCTGCTCGGAGCCCTCTCCGAGGGCGAGTTGCACGAGCGGGTGGCCTGGATGCACGGCGCCAAGACCTTTTCATCATCGGATGATCACAACTACGATTTCGAGCCGTGGGCATGA
- a CDS encoding TetR/AcrR family transcriptional regulator: MTEQTAPAARPADPADGTNAVVPDADPDVTPATARRGMPEKRVAIARAARTVFGREGFTRTSVDAIAAEAGVSKRTIYNHFADKEQLFRSVILEGAGTVAATQAKIADRHLRKIVDLRTDLVDFGLERVDSLTTFAEHWALVRTIEAEALHIRPAVLEAWQDAGPRETHRVLTHWMADFAERGLLVVPDPAEAARMLNLLTFLAVAQPTFYGALPMPAERIAEVVEHGVAAFLAVYGVPDRG, translated from the coding sequence GTGACCGAACAGACCGCCCCGGCCGCGAGACCCGCCGACCCGGCCGACGGCACGAACGCCGTCGTCCCGGACGCCGACCCGGACGTCACTCCGGCCACCGCGCGCCGCGGCATGCCGGAGAAGCGGGTGGCGATCGCCCGCGCGGCGCGCACCGTGTTCGGCCGCGAGGGCTTCACCCGCACCAGCGTGGACGCCATCGCCGCCGAGGCCGGCGTCTCCAAGCGGACCATCTACAACCACTTCGCCGACAAGGAGCAGCTGTTCCGGTCGGTGATCCTGGAAGGCGCCGGCACGGTGGCCGCCACCCAGGCGAAGATCGCCGACCGCCATCTGCGCAAGATCGTCGACCTGCGCACCGACCTGGTCGACTTCGGTCTGGAGCGGGTCGACTCGCTCACCACCTTCGCCGAGCACTGGGCGCTGGTGCGCACCATCGAGGCCGAGGCGCTGCACATCCGCCCGGCGGTGCTGGAGGCCTGGCAGGACGCCGGCCCCCGGGAGACCCACCGGGTGCTGACGCACTGGATGGCCGACTTCGCCGAGCGCGGGCTGCTGGTGGTGCCCGACCCGGCCGAGGCCGCTCGGATGCTCAACCTGCTGACCTTCCTCGCCGTCGCCCAGCCCACCTTCTACGGCGCGCTGCCGATGCCGGCCGAGCGGATCGCCGAGGTCGTGGAGCACGGCGTGGCGGCGTTCCTCGCGGTGTACGGCGTACCGGACCGGGGCTGA
- a CDS encoding lyase family protein, producing the protein MTAHPSPPAPAEPDTGLLSPVRAGTPAEAAVTDRAWLQAMLDAEAALARAQAALGTVPPAAAAAITRAARTELFDVRALALACRETANPVVGLVQALTLAVAAEDPSAAEYVHRGSTSQDILDTGAMLVAARTLALIRADLGRTARALAGLAAEHRDTVLAGRTLALHAVPTTFGLKAAGWRRLVLDADRRLAAVLADGLPVALGGAAGTLAGYLEYARLDGPDPEVDAGAYLDRLLDAFAAETGLARPALPWHALRTPMADLAAALAFTAGALGKIAVDVQSLTRTEVGEVVEPAAAGRGASSAMPHKRNPVLATLLRSAALQVPVLAAGLTQCLVTEDERSGGAWHAEWLLLRECLRLAGGAAHTSVELAQGLLVRPERMRANLGLTGGQLVSERIAARLAPKLGKAVARQLLTEASLTADREGRPLAEVLAEQDGLEGHFTSEEIAGLCDPAGYTGMAGALVDRALRD; encoded by the coding sequence ATGACCGCACACCCCAGCCCGCCGGCCCCGGCGGAGCCCGACACCGGCCTGCTCTCCCCCGTCCGGGCCGGCACCCCGGCCGAGGCGGCCGTCACCGACCGCGCCTGGCTCCAGGCCATGCTGGACGCCGAAGCGGCCCTCGCCCGTGCCCAGGCCGCCCTGGGCACGGTGCCGCCCGCCGCGGCCGCCGCGATCACCCGGGCCGCCCGGACCGAGCTGTTCGACGTCCGGGCGCTGGCCCTCGCCTGCCGCGAGACCGCCAATCCGGTGGTCGGCCTGGTCCAGGCCCTGACCCTGGCGGTGGCCGCCGAGGACCCGTCCGCCGCCGAGTACGTGCACCGCGGCTCGACCAGCCAGGACATCCTGGACACCGGCGCCATGCTGGTCGCCGCCCGGACCCTGGCCCTGATCCGCGCCGACCTCGGCCGCACCGCCCGCGCGCTCGCCGGCCTCGCCGCCGAACACCGGGACACCGTGCTCGCCGGACGCACCCTCGCCCTGCACGCGGTACCCACCACCTTCGGCCTCAAGGCGGCCGGCTGGCGCCGACTGGTGCTGGACGCCGACCGCCGGCTCGCCGCCGTGCTGGCGGACGGGCTGCCGGTCGCCCTGGGCGGCGCCGCCGGCACCCTGGCCGGCTACCTCGAGTACGCCCGGCTGGACGGCCCCGACCCGGAGGTCGACGCCGGCGCCTACCTGGACCGGCTGCTGGACGCCTTCGCCGCCGAGACCGGACTCGCCCGCCCGGCGCTGCCCTGGCACGCGCTGCGCACCCCGATGGCCGACCTGGCCGCCGCGCTGGCCTTCACCGCCGGCGCGCTCGGCAAGATCGCGGTGGACGTGCAGTCGCTGACCCGCACCGAGGTCGGCGAGGTGGTCGAACCCGCGGCGGCCGGCCGCGGCGCCTCCTCCGCGATGCCGCACAAGCGCAACCCGGTGCTCGCCACCCTGCTGCGCAGCGCCGCCCTCCAGGTCCCGGTGCTCGCCGCCGGACTGACCCAGTGCCTGGTCACCGAGGACGAGCGCTCGGGCGGCGCCTGGCACGCCGAGTGGCTGCTGCTGCGCGAGTGCCTGCGGCTGGCCGGCGGCGCCGCGCACACCTCGGTGGAGCTGGCCCAGGGGCTGCTGGTCCGCCCGGAGCGGATGCGGGCCAATCTGGGGCTCACCGGCGGACAGCTGGTCTCCGAGCGGATCGCCGCCCGGCTGGCGCCGAAGCTCGGCAAGGCGGTGGCCCGGCAACTGCTCACCGAGGCCTCGCTGACCGCCGACCGGGAGGGCCGGCCGCTGGCCGAGGTCCTGGCCGAACAGGACGGACTGGAGGGGCACTTCACCTCCGAGGAGATCGCCGGGCTGTGCGACCCGGCCGGGTACACCGGCATGGCCGGCGCCCTGGTCGACCGGGCGCTGCGTGACTGA
- a CDS encoding FAD/NAD(P)-binding protein has product MIDSHLQVCVIGAGPRGLSVLERLCANERSSPSGATVTVHVVDPAPPGAGRVWRTDQSRHLLMNTVASQITVYTDDSVRIDGPVEPGPSLYEWAKSLAPGGSPDRAPDRGLGPAGHEPGRHEPPAHAPDGAGRQPDGPDGAALAEAAALGPNTYPTRAFYGHYLHAAFRAVVAAAPPTVTVRVHRSRAVAMADAHGFPGGPQGVRLEDGTRLNRLDAIVLAQGHLPARPTPREARTASLARIHHLDYVTPANPADVHVTARPGQTVLLRGLGLNFFDHMALFTLGRGGRFEPADGGLVYRPSGAEPRLYATSRRGIPYHARGENEKGAYGRHLPRLLTTEVVAELRERTRRGGPVRFATDLWPLVSREVEAVYYGALLAARARGAEREAFTDRYLTADDPAAVLDDHGVPEADRWSWDRLSRPYAGREFTDRADFRDWLLDHLRQDVAEARAGNLSGPLKAALDVLRDLRNEIRMAVDHSGIAGDSYRDDLDGWYTPLNAFLSIGPPVERIEQLIALIEAGVVELLGPGTEIRIDPVDPAFAAHSTAVPGPPVRATVLVEARLPEPDLRRTDDPLLRHLLDTEQCATYRIPGPAGTGYPTGGLAVTERPYRLLDARGRAHPRRFAYGVPTESVHWVTAAGIRPGVDSVTLGDSDAIARAVLALSPAPEWPTAAPAATGATVPTSTGATAPTSTDRSVESDGPAEPAGSRPRGVVV; this is encoded by the coding sequence ATGATCGACAGTCACCTCCAGGTCTGTGTCATCGGCGCCGGTCCGCGCGGCCTCTCGGTGCTGGAACGACTCTGCGCGAACGAACGGTCCAGCCCCTCCGGGGCCACCGTCACCGTGCACGTGGTCGACCCGGCACCCCCCGGCGCGGGCCGGGTCTGGCGCACCGACCAGTCCCGCCACCTCCTGATGAACACGGTGGCCTCCCAGATCACCGTGTACACCGACGACAGCGTCCGGATCGACGGCCCCGTCGAACCCGGCCCCAGCCTGTACGAATGGGCGAAGTCGCTTGCCCCCGGGGGCAGTCCCGACCGGGCGCCGGACCGCGGGCTCGGCCCGGCCGGGCACGAACCCGGCCGCCACGAACCGCCCGCGCACGCGCCGGACGGCGCCGGCCGGCAACCGGACGGCCCCGACGGGGCGGCGCTGGCCGAGGCCGCCGCCCTCGGGCCGAACACCTACCCGACCCGAGCCTTCTACGGCCACTACCTGCACGCCGCCTTCCGCGCCGTGGTCGCCGCCGCCCCGCCGACCGTCACCGTCCGGGTGCACCGCTCCCGGGCGGTCGCGATGGCCGACGCGCACGGCTTCCCCGGCGGCCCCCAGGGCGTCCGGCTGGAGGACGGCACCCGGCTCAACCGGCTGGACGCCATCGTGCTCGCCCAGGGCCACCTCCCCGCCCGGCCCACCCCGCGCGAGGCCCGCACCGCCAGCCTGGCCAGGATCCACCACCTCGACTACGTCACCCCCGCCAACCCCGCCGACGTGCACGTCACCGCGCGCCCGGGCCAGACCGTCCTGCTGCGCGGCCTCGGCCTCAACTTCTTCGACCACATGGCCCTGTTCACCCTCGGCCGCGGCGGCCGGTTCGAACCGGCGGACGGCGGCCTGGTGTACCGGCCCTCCGGCGCCGAACCCCGGCTGTACGCCACCTCCCGGCGCGGCATCCCGTACCACGCCCGCGGCGAGAACGAGAAGGGCGCGTACGGGCGCCACCTGCCCCGGCTGCTCACCACCGAGGTGGTCGCCGAGCTGCGGGAACGCACCCGCCGCGGCGGGCCGGTGCGGTTCGCCACCGACCTCTGGCCGCTGGTCTCCCGCGAGGTGGAGGCCGTCTACTACGGCGCGCTGCTCGCCGCCCGGGCCCGCGGCGCCGAGCGCGAGGCGTTCACCGACCGCTACCTGACCGCCGACGACCCGGCCGCCGTCCTCGACGACCACGGCGTCCCCGAGGCCGACCGCTGGAGCTGGGACCGGCTCTCCCGCCCCTACGCCGGACGGGAGTTCACCGACCGCGCGGACTTCCGCGACTGGCTGCTGGACCATCTGCGCCAGGACGTCGCCGAGGCCAGGGCCGGGAACCTCAGCGGCCCGCTCAAGGCCGCCCTGGACGTCCTGCGCGACCTGCGCAACGAGATCCGGATGGCGGTCGACCACAGCGGCATCGCGGGCGACTCCTACCGGGACGACCTCGACGGCTGGTACACCCCGCTGAACGCCTTCCTCTCCATCGGACCGCCGGTGGAGCGGATCGAGCAGCTGATCGCGCTGATCGAGGCCGGGGTGGTGGAACTCCTCGGCCCCGGCACCGAGATCCGGATCGACCCCGTCGACCCCGCCTTCGCCGCGCACTCCACCGCCGTCCCGGGCCCGCCGGTCCGGGCCACCGTCCTGGTCGAGGCCCGGCTGCCGGAACCCGACCTGCGGCGCACCGACGACCCCCTGCTGCGGCACCTGCTGGACACCGAGCAGTGCGCCACCTACCGGATCCCCGGACCCGCCGGAACGGGCTACCCCACCGGCGGCCTCGCCGTCACCGAGCGGCCCTACCGGCTGCTGGACGCCCGCGGCCGGGCGCACCCGCGCCGCTTCGCGTACGGGGTGCCGACCGAGTCGGTGCACTGGGTCACCGCGGCGGGCATCCGGCCCGGCGTCGACTCGGTGACCCTCGGCGACTCCGACGCCATCGCCCGGGCGGTGCTGGCGCTCTCCCCGGCCCCCGAGTGGCCGACCGCCGCCCCGGCCGCGACCGGGGCCACCGTGCCGACCTCGACCGGGGCCACCGCGCCGACCTCGACCGACCGCTCCGTAGAGTCCGACGGGCCGGCAGAGCCGGCAGGGTCCCGACCGAGAGGCGTCGTCGTATGA
- a CDS encoding VOC family protein, which yields MAVQLNHTIVPARDDEETARFLTEILGLAAPVRSEPFLVVRLANDVAMDVMRIDGPVPTGHYAFLVGDEEFDEILGRVQDRGITYWADPFHRHAGRVNDWFGGRGAYFEDPNGHNLEIMTRASGDSR from the coding sequence ATGGCCGTTCAGCTGAACCACACCATCGTTCCGGCACGGGACGACGAGGAGACCGCGCGCTTCCTGACCGAGATCCTCGGTCTGGCCGCCCCCGTGCGCAGCGAGCCCTTCCTTGTTGTACGGCTGGCCAACGACGTCGCGATGGACGTGATGCGGATCGACGGGCCGGTCCCCACCGGGCACTACGCCTTCCTGGTCGGCGACGAGGAGTTCGACGAGATCCTCGGCCGGGTCCAGGACCGCGGCATCACCTACTGGGCCGACCCGTTCCACCGCCACGCCGGCCGCGTCAACGACTGGTTCGGCGGCCGCGGCGCCTACTTCGAGGACCCGAACGGCCACAACCTGGAGATCATGACCCGCGCCTCCGGCGACAGCCGGTAG